One genomic window of Clostridia bacterium includes the following:
- a CDS encoding phosphoribosyltransferase, translating to MFKCPRRPGYPGDENHGPDWTLPFVDRNQAGCLLGQAVAASLGKLPVKEGGSPPEGASGAIAASQPPLVLGIPRGGVVVAARVAEAIGGELDVVISRKVGAPRNPELAIGAVTPDGIALWNRRLLEDLRLDEESLAPLVEAEVKEISRRLSQYRSRPRPPQLSGRVLILVDDGLATGFTALAALRYLARQQPTRLLLAIPVAPGETVDFLRGEVDELICLATPEPFYAVGQFYRHFPQVTDAEVIQLLQR from the coding sequence ATGTTCAAATGCCCCCGCAGGCCGGGGTACCCAGGGGACGAAAACCACGGCCCGGACTGGACATTGCCCTTTGTGGATCGCAATCAGGCCGGCTGCCTACTGGGCCAGGCAGTGGCTGCTAGTTTGGGGAAGCTGCCGGTCAAAGAAGGTGGGTCGCCGCCAGAAGGCGCCTCGGGCGCCATCGCCGCCAGCCAACCGCCGCTAGTGCTGGGCATTCCCCGGGGTGGGGTGGTGGTGGCAGCTCGGGTAGCCGAAGCTATCGGGGGCGAACTGGATGTAGTGATTTCCCGGAAGGTAGGCGCTCCTCGCAACCCGGAGCTCGCCATTGGCGCTGTGACCCCGGACGGCATCGCCTTGTGGAACCGCAGGCTACTTGAGGATCTGCGTTTAGATGAGGAGAGCCTTGCGCCCCTGGTAGAAGCAGAAGTCAAGGAAATCAGCCGCCGCCTCAGCCAATATCGATCCCGTCCTCGCCCGCCCCAGCTTAGCGGGCGGGTACTGATTCTGGTAGATGATGGGTTGGCTACCGGTTTCACGGCCTTGGCGGCCCTTCGCTACCTGGCCCGGCAACAGCCCACCCGTTTGCTGTTGGCTATTCCGGTGGCTCCGGGGGAAACGGTAGATTTTCTCCGGGGAGAAGTGGACGAGCTTATTTGCCTTGCCACCCCGGAACCCTTCTATGCGGTCGGCCAATTCTACCGCCATTTTCCTCAGGTTACCGATGCCGAGGTCATCCAACTGCTCCAAAGATAA
- a CDS encoding polymer-forming cytoskeletal protein yields MFGKSKEAVAVPGRAVPGRVETLIGSECNFEGRLESQGAIRIEGRFEGEIKTESDVIVGEKGRTQANIEAANLFLAGQLQGNVVVSGRLEIASTGRLEGDVWAQVISIEPGGFFQGYCHMSQGSAGATKALPSSQSTSEARLIGLNPAESADND; encoded by the coding sequence TTGTTTGGAAAAAGCAAAGAGGCGGTAGCGGTTCCAGGGCGGGCGGTGCCGGGCCGAGTGGAGACCCTGATCGGTAGCGAATGTAACTTCGAGGGACGGCTGGAATCCCAAGGAGCTATCCGCATAGAAGGCCGTTTTGAAGGAGAAATTAAGACCGAGTCCGATGTAATCGTGGGCGAAAAAGGTCGTACCCAGGCAAACATCGAGGCTGCTAATCTCTTTTTGGCCGGTCAGCTGCAGGGCAACGTGGTGGTGAGTGGCCGGCTGGAGATTGCCTCCACCGGGCGCCTGGAAGGAGATGTGTGGGCCCAGGTGATCAGCATCGAGCCTGGCGGCTTTTTTCAAGGCTACTGCCACATGTCGCAAGGCTCGGCGGGAGCCACCAAGGCCCTGCCTTCCAGCCAGAGTACCAGTGAGGCTAGGCTGATTGGACTAAACCCGGCCGAAAGCGCGGACAACGACTAG